A region from the Triticum urartu cultivar G1812 chromosome 1, Tu2.1, whole genome shotgun sequence genome encodes:
- the LOC125510959 gene encoding histone H2B.1-like, with the protein MAPKAEKKPAAKKPAEEEPATEKAEKAPAAKKPKAEKRLPAGKTASKEGGGEKRGRKKGKKSVETYKIYIFKVLKQVHPDIGISSKAMSIMNSFINDIFEKLAGEAAKLARYNKKPTITSREIQTSVRLVLPGELAKHAVSEGTKAVTKFTSS; encoded by the coding sequence ATGGCGCCCAAGGCGGAGAAGAAGCCGGCGGCGAAGAAGCCCGCGGAGGAGGAGCCCGCGACGGAGAAGGCCGAGAAGGCCCCCGCcgcgaagaagcccaaggccgaGAAGCGGCTGCCCGCGGGCAAGACCGCCTCCAAGGAGGGCGGCGGCGAGAAGAGGGGCcggaagaagggcaagaagagcGTCGAGACCTACAAGATCTACATCTTCAAGGTGCTCAAGCAGGTGCACCCCGACATCGGCATCTCCTCCAAGGCCATGTCCATCATGAACTCCTTCATCAACGACATCTTCGAGAAGCTCGCCGGGGAGGCCGCCAAGCTCGCCCGCTACAACAAGAAGCCCACCATCACCTCCCGCGAGATCCAGACCTCCGTCCGCCTCGTCCTCCCCGGAGAGCTCGCCAAGCACGCCGTCTCTGAGGGCACCAAGGCCGTCACCAAGTTCACCTCCTCTTAG